Proteins from a single region of Gemmatimonadota bacterium:
- a CDS encoding NADH-quinone oxidoreductase subunit I: WRGTHRMAVHADGRPKCVACGLCPTVCPSLCIRLVPGEDDQGNRYPVVFEIDEFRCIFCGMCQEVCPVEAIHLGQDYENSEYTREGFIYDLDRLMAQDHAYTALWDPSDPASE, translated from the coding sequence TGGCGCGGCACGCACCGCATGGCCGTGCACGCGGACGGCCGCCCCAAGTGCGTAGCCTGCGGGCTCTGCCCGACGGTTTGCCCCTCCCTCTGCATCCGCCTGGTACCGGGCGAGGATGATCAGGGGAACCGCTACCCCGTGGTCTTCGAGATCGACGAGTTCCGCTGCATCTTCTGCGGCATGTGTCAGGAAGTCTGCCCGGTCGAGGCGATCCATCTCGGGCAGGACTATGAGAACTCCGAGTACACGCGCGAAGGCTTCATCTATGACCTGGACCGCTTGATGGCGCAGGACCACGCCTACACCGCGCTGTGGGACCCCAGCGATCCGGCCTCGGAATGA
- the nuoL gene encoding NADH-quinone oxidoreductase subunit L, protein MLWAIPLLPLLGFVINGAVSLIAPQQRRVVSAVGPAVIGAAFALAVVNFLGMLQVAPQEPAVERYWAWMPVGSLQLDAALQLDQLSLLMTLIVTGVSFVIHVYSVGYMGRDPGYARYFAYLNLFVFFMLVLVLGANFAVMFVGWEGVGLCSYLLIGFWFQDREKADAGKKAFILNRIGDFGFLAAMLLLFSNLGTLDFVEVLEAAPAAFTSGGPVVTLIALLLFLGCTGKSAQIPLYVWLPDAMAGPTPVSALIHAATMVTAGVYLVARTGVLFALAPVAAITVAGVGALTALFAATIGLAQYDIKKVLAYSTISQIGYMFLGVGVGAFAAGMFHLMTHAFFKALLFLGAGAVIHAMQEAFHHTHRDWDPNDMRNMGGLRGYLPITWITMWVGTLAIAGIWPFAGFFSKDEIIWQTAARAVGRFAPWFSLFWIMALAAALLTAFYMTRLMILTFHGANRTGETERKHLHEVPPVMWVPLVVLAVLSLVGGWVNVPQAIAGLPLLGWVPHAEWIQGWLHPVTAAAEDVLNRESGPLAESGPLGGGEGFWAALSFAVAIALIAVASALVLRWQYRPALESIEPSGFRRVVYRKWFVDEIYDALIVRPVLAASRAMWRVVDERIVDGAVNWTGLASRAVGWAGTRLQTGQLNTYAFAIVLGALILLAFTVF, encoded by the coding sequence CTGCTCTGGGCCATCCCGCTGCTGCCGCTGCTCGGCTTCGTGATCAACGGGGCGGTCTCCCTGATCGCGCCCCAGCAGAGGCGCGTGGTCAGCGCCGTGGGACCAGCGGTGATCGGGGCGGCCTTCGCGCTGGCAGTAGTGAATTTCCTGGGCATGCTGCAGGTGGCGCCCCAGGAGCCGGCCGTCGAGCGTTACTGGGCGTGGATGCCGGTGGGCAGCCTGCAGCTCGATGCTGCCCTGCAGCTCGATCAGCTCTCGCTGCTCATGACTCTCATTGTCACGGGCGTCTCCTTCGTGATCCATGTCTACAGCGTCGGCTACATGGGAAGGGACCCTGGCTACGCGCGCTACTTCGCGTACCTGAACCTTTTCGTCTTTTTCATGTTGGTGCTGGTGCTGGGAGCGAACTTCGCCGTGATGTTCGTGGGTTGGGAGGGGGTCGGGCTCTGCAGCTACCTGCTGATCGGGTTCTGGTTCCAGGATCGGGAGAAAGCCGACGCGGGCAAGAAAGCGTTCATCCTCAACCGCATTGGCGACTTCGGCTTCCTCGCCGCCATGCTGCTGCTGTTCAGCAACCTGGGCACGCTGGACTTTGTCGAGGTGCTCGAGGCCGCGCCCGCCGCCTTCACTTCCGGCGGACCGGTGGTCACGCTCATCGCACTGCTGCTCTTCCTCGGCTGCACCGGCAAGAGCGCGCAGATCCCGCTCTACGTGTGGCTGCCAGACGCCATGGCCGGCCCGACGCCCGTGAGCGCCTTGATCCATGCCGCGACCATGGTGACGGCGGGCGTATACCTGGTGGCCCGGACCGGCGTGCTCTTCGCGCTGGCGCCGGTCGCAGCCATCACGGTTGCGGGCGTGGGCGCGCTGACCGCCCTGTTCGCCGCGACCATCGGCCTGGCCCAGTACGACATCAAGAAAGTGCTGGCGTATTCAACCATCTCGCAGATCGGCTACATGTTCCTGGGTGTGGGCGTGGGCGCCTTCGCCGCGGGGATGTTCCACCTGATGACTCACGCCTTCTTCAAGGCGCTGCTCTTCCTGGGCGCGGGCGCCGTGATCCACGCCATGCAGGAAGCCTTCCACCACACGCACCGGGACTGGGACCCGAACGACATGCGCAACATGGGCGGGCTGCGCGGCTATCTGCCCATTACCTGGATCACCATGTGGGTGGGAACCCTGGCCATCGCAGGCATCTGGCCATTTGCCGGCTTCTTTTCCAAGGACGAGATCATCTGGCAGACAGCGGCGCGGGCCGTGGGCCGCTTCGCGCCCTGGTTCTCCCTGTTCTGGATCATGGCGCTCGCCGCCGCCCTGCTCACCGCCTTCTACATGACCCGGCTCATGATCCTGACCTTCCACGGGGCGAATCGGACGGGTGAAACAGAGCGGAAACACCTGCACGAGGTGCCCCCCGTCATGTGGGTGCCCCTGGTAGTGCTGGCCGTGCTGTCCCTGGTCGGCGGATGGGTGAATGTGCCCCAGGCCATTGCCGGCCTGCCCCTGCTGGGATGGGTGCCACACGCGGAATGGATCCAGGGATGGCTGCACCCGGTGACCGCCGCTGCCGAGGACGTCTTGAATCGAGAGTCCGGACCGCTCGCCGAAAGCGGACCGCTGGGCGGGGGAGAGGGCTTCTGGGCGGCGCTCTCCTTCGCGGTGGCCATCGCCTTGATTGCCGTTGCCTCCGCCCTCGTGCTGCGCTGGCAATACCGGCCAGCGCTCGAGTCCATCGAGCCCAGCGGGTTCCGGCGCGTGGTGTACCGCAAATGGTTCGTGGACGAGATCTATGATGCGCTGATCGTGCGGCCGGTGCTCGCCGCCTCCCGCGCGATGTGGCGGGTCGTGGACGAGCGCATCGTGGACGGCGCCGTGAACTGGACTGGCCTGGCTTCCCGCGCTGTCGGCTGGGCTGGCACCCGGCTACAGACTGGCCAGCTCAACACCTACGCCTTCGCCATCGTGCTGGGCGCTCTGATCCTCCTCGCCTTCACCGTCTTCTAG
- a CDS encoding NADH-quinone oxidoreductase subunit M, protein MAALLDSIAYPTWAVHFLLWFPLLGMLLLLGLPEHRARHVALWTALLEFLASIPLWPAFNPAGAGFQFASSAPWIPEWGIYYRVGVDGISLLLVLLTTFLMPLAVLGSFNYIRRRERTFYAMMLLLETGILGAFVALDLFLFFMFWEVMLVPMYFIIGIWGGERRIYAAIKFFLYTAFGSLLMLVAILYLFFKYQALTGSMSFAYADLLQLPLTFREQFWLCAAFALAFAIKVPLFPFHTWLPDAHVEAPTPGSVVLAAILLKLGAYGFLRFLLPFFPQASTHPATVLVLLALGVVGIIYAAWVAAVQPDAKKLIAYTSVAHMGFVVLGIFALTLQGLQGAMIVMLSHGVSTGALFLLVGMLYERRHTRQIADFGGLGAVMPLFGAVFVVTALTSMGLPGTSGFVGEFLALIGTFQTHPWVALLGATGVIFAAYYMLPMVQRIWFNALDKEENRKLPDLSRRELAVLAPLVAVMLWMGVYPKPFLERVEVTLVELLESVEHKRLAPPPPVAVLTGSPLPGSAVGP, encoded by the coding sequence ATGGCCGCGCTACTCGACTCCATCGCCTACCCCACCTGGGCCGTGCACTTCCTGCTCTGGTTCCCGCTCCTGGGAATGCTGCTCCTGCTCGGCCTGCCCGAGCACCGGGCCAGGCATGTGGCCCTCTGGACCGCGCTCCTCGAGTTCCTCGCCTCCATCCCGCTCTGGCCCGCTTTCAACCCGGCCGGCGCCGGCTTCCAGTTTGCCAGCAGCGCGCCCTGGATCCCGGAATGGGGCATCTACTACCGCGTGGGTGTGGACGGCATCAGTCTGCTGCTCGTCCTGCTCACCACGTTCCTCATGCCCCTCGCCGTGCTCGGCTCCTTCAACTACATCCGCCGGCGCGAGCGGACTTTCTACGCCATGATGCTCCTGCTGGAGACGGGCATCCTCGGCGCCTTCGTCGCCCTCGACCTTTTTCTCTTCTTCATGTTCTGGGAGGTCATGCTGGTGCCGATGTACTTCATCATCGGCATCTGGGGCGGCGAGCGGCGCATTTACGCAGCCATCAAGTTCTTCCTCTACACGGCGTTCGGCTCGCTGCTCATGCTGGTGGCCATCCTCTATCTGTTCTTCAAGTATCAGGCTCTAACCGGTTCTATGTCTTTCGCTTACGCCGATCTGCTTCAGTTGCCGTTGACCTTCCGCGAGCAGTTCTGGCTGTGCGCCGCGTTTGCCCTGGCCTTCGCCATCAAGGTGCCGCTATTCCCGTTCCACACCTGGCTGCCGGACGCGCACGTGGAAGCGCCCACGCCAGGCTCCGTGGTGCTGGCCGCCATCCTGCTGAAGCTGGGGGCCTACGGCTTTCTTCGCTTCCTGCTGCCGTTCTTCCCGCAGGCGTCAACCCATCCCGCGACCGTGCTCGTGCTGCTGGCACTCGGGGTGGTGGGCATCATTTACGCGGCCTGGGTAGCGGCGGTGCAGCCGGACGCGAAGAAGCTGATTGCGTATACTTCCGTGGCGCACATGGGGTTCGTAGTCCTGGGTATTTTTGCCCTGACGCTACAGGGGCTGCAGGGGGCGATGATCGTGATGCTGTCGCACGGCGTGTCCACGGGTGCCCTGTTCCTGCTGGTGGGCATGCTGTACGAACGGCGGCATACCAGGCAGATAGCGGATTTCGGGGGATTGGGCGCGGTCATGCCGCTGTTCGGGGCGGTGTTCGTGGTGACGGCGCTGACCAGCATGGGGCTGCCGGGCACCAGCGGATTCGTAGGCGAGTTCCTCGCCCTGATCGGCACGTTCCAGACCCATCCCTGGGTCGCGCTGCTGGGAGCCACAGGGGTGATCTTCGCGGCGTACTACATGCTGCCCATGGTGCAGCGCATCTGGTTCAATGCCCTGGACAAGGAAGAGAATCGCAAGCTGCCGGACCTGAGCCGCCGGGAGCTTGCGGTCCTGGCTCCGCTAGTGGCCGTGATGTTGTGGATGGGGGTGTATCCGAAGCCCTTCCTCGAGCGCGTGGAGGTGACGCTGGTCGAGCTGCTGGAGAGCGTCGAGCACAAGCGGCTGGCGCCGCCGCCCCCGGTGGCAGTGCTCACCGGGTCGCCACTGCCAGGCAGTGCAGTGGGGCCATGA
- the nuoK gene encoding NADH-quinone oxidoreductase subunit NuoK, with product MVRESLFLAALLFSIGVAGVLIRRNAIILFMCVELMLNAANLAFIALSRAAGIEGQVFVFFVMTVAAAEAAVGLAIIISIFRHAETVDSQAFNLLRW from the coding sequence GTGGTCCGCGAATCCCTGTTCCTGGCCGCACTGCTCTTCTCGATCGGCGTTGCCGGCGTCTTGATCCGGCGCAACGCCATCATTCTGTTCATGTGCGTCGAGCTCATGTTGAACGCGGCCAACCTGGCTTTCATTGCGCTCTCGCGCGCCGCCGGCATCGAGGGTCAGGTCTTTGTCTTCTTTGTCATGACCGTGGCGGCCGCGGAGGCCGCGGTGGGACTGGCTATCATCATCTCGATCTTCCGCCACGCGGAAACCGTGGACAGTCAAGCCTTCAACCTGCTCCGGTGGTGA
- a CDS encoding NADH-quinone oxidoreductase subunit J encodes MMTQLLWWIFASLSIGGAIGMVTRKNPIASLLFLVLTLFNTAAIFVLLGAHFIAAIQVLVYAGAIMVLFLFVIMLLNLGHAYRSDIRGGVWLVVGFAAAGVLGYAVSRAFTGEPALLEPRGAAAAEAAVQELNAVGAIAFPLFRDYLVPFELTSVLLLVAIVGAVLLAKRRV; translated from the coding sequence ATGATGACCCAGCTCCTGTGGTGGATCTTTGCTTCCCTGTCGATTGGCGGCGCCATCGGCATGGTGACCCGCAAGAACCCGATCGCCAGCCTTCTCTTTCTCGTGCTCACGCTGTTCAACACCGCCGCCATCTTCGTGCTGCTGGGCGCGCACTTCATCGCCGCGATTCAGGTGCTCGTGTATGCGGGCGCGATCATGGTGCTCTTCCTGTTCGTGATCATGCTGCTCAACCTGGGGCACGCCTACCGCTCGGACATCCGGGGCGGCGTCTGGCTCGTGGTAGGCTTCGCCGCAGCCGGCGTACTGGGCTACGCCGTTTCGCGCGCCTTCACGGGCGAGCCGGCGCTGCTCGAGCCACGGGGCGCGGCCGCGGCCGAGGCCGCCGTTCAAGAGCTGAACGCCGTGGGCGCCATCGCGTTTCCACTGTTCCGCGATTACCTGGTGCCCTTCGAGCTGACCTCGGTGCTGCTCCTGGTCGCCATTGTGGGGGCCGTGCTCCTGGCCAAGCGGAGGGTGTAG
- a CDS encoding NADH-quinone oxidoreductase subunit N, translated as MLIDYSTQLHYLWALLPEAVLSVWAMVVLLIDVFQKGARSEPSRPLVGWLALAGVALAAAANGWLLTLEEPGPTGMIALDSFRVFSNFLFLLAAALFVLVSMRYLEQEHLRLGELYTLVLLATVGMMVFAGSRDLIVIFLGLELMSVAVYVLTGANRRDRRSAEGALKYFLLGAFSSAFFLFGIALVYGGSGTTNLALVSLLVGVDGLGTNALLQAGVGLLAVGFAFKVAAVPFHMWTPDAYQGAPAPITGFMAAAVKAAAFAAFLRVFLTGFPGLYDTWSTLVFWLALATMVAANLAALAQADVKRMLAYSSIAHAGYLLVALAAANTLGAASFLFYLVVYTLMTVGAFTVLQAVGRRGEERTHLEAYSGLGWEQPLLGMLMTVFLLSLAGFPLTGGFIGKVFILRAAVETGFVPLAVVLVLASLVSYWYYLRVAWYMWFQDAPAGARHAEIEVRGAMRIALVAAAAAILFLGVFPGELLELAERSAAPLLQAPGTVLGLSGP; from the coding sequence ATGCTGATCGACTACAGCACCCAGCTCCATTACCTGTGGGCGCTGCTGCCTGAGGCGGTGCTGTCGGTCTGGGCGATGGTCGTGCTCCTGATCGATGTGTTCCAGAAGGGGGCGCGGAGCGAGCCCTCGCGGCCCCTCGTTGGCTGGCTCGCCCTGGCCGGTGTGGCGCTGGCCGCGGCGGCGAACGGCTGGCTCCTCACCCTCGAGGAGCCCGGCCCCACGGGCATGATTGCGCTGGACAGCTTCCGCGTGTTCAGCAATTTCCTGTTCCTGCTGGCCGCCGCGCTCTTCGTGCTGGTCTCGATGCGCTATCTCGAGCAGGAGCACCTGCGGCTGGGCGAGCTGTACACGCTCGTGCTGCTGGCTACGGTGGGCATGATGGTCTTCGCCGGCTCCCGCGACCTGATCGTGATCTTCCTGGGGCTCGAGCTCATGTCTGTCGCGGTCTACGTGCTCACGGGCGCCAACCGGAGGGACCGCCGCTCGGCGGAGGGCGCGCTCAAGTACTTCCTGCTGGGCGCTTTCTCCAGCGCCTTCTTCCTGTTCGGCATCGCCCTGGTGTATGGCGGCTCTGGAACCACGAATCTGGCGCTCGTCTCGCTGCTGGTCGGGGTGGACGGGCTGGGCACAAACGCACTCCTGCAGGCTGGCGTGGGGCTGCTGGCGGTGGGCTTCGCCTTCAAGGTTGCCGCCGTGCCCTTCCACATGTGGACGCCGGATGCCTACCAGGGGGCGCCCGCGCCCATCACCGGATTCATGGCCGCAGCGGTGAAGGCGGCCGCGTTCGCTGCGTTCCTGCGCGTCTTCCTTACCGGGTTCCCGGGCCTCTACGATACCTGGAGCACGCTCGTGTTCTGGCTGGCGCTGGCCACCATGGTGGCGGCCAACCTGGCGGCACTGGCTCAAGCCGACGTGAAGCGCATGCTCGCGTATTCCAGCATTGCGCACGCCGGTTACCTGCTGGTGGCGCTGGCCGCGGCCAACACCCTGGGCGCCGCGTCCTTCCTCTTTTACCTCGTCGTCTACACCCTCATGACGGTCGGAGCGTTCACTGTGCTCCAGGCCGTCGGGCGCCGGGGCGAGGAGCGCACGCATCTCGAGGCCTACAGCGGCCTGGGCTGGGAGCAGCCGCTGCTCGGCATGCTCATGACCGTCTTCTTGCTCTCGCTTGCCGGGTTCCCCCTCACCGGCGGGTTCATAGGCAAGGTCTTCATCCTGCGGGCGGCGGTCGAGACCGGCTTCGTGCCCCTGGCCGTCGTGCTGGTGCTGGCCTCGCTCGTGTCCTACTGGTACTACCTGCGGGTCGCCTGGTATATGTGGTTCCAGGACGCGCCGGCCGGCGCGCGACATGCAGAGATCGAGGTGCGCGGCGCCATGCGCATCGCGCTCGTCGCGGCTGCAGCGGCGATCCTGTTCCTGGGAGTTTTCCCCGGAGAGCTGCTCGAACTGGCAGAGCGCAGCGCCGCGCCACTCTTGCAAGCGCCCGGCACTGTGCTGGGCCTGAGCGGGCCCTGA